Proteins found in one Oncorhynchus mykiss isolate Arlee chromosome 17, USDA_OmykA_1.1, whole genome shotgun sequence genomic segment:
- the LOC110485355 gene encoding zinc finger protein 420 isoform X1 yields MTPSTCSRRSKRYSKVLPLTALSLLPHEQDNMNPLSSEKETLMDEIEKSLWNLTEDNLRYLCERHGKDGSEIKVMNHRLLRRKVMEEMWDNTDSMKSEEQGMSWLVQLKEDIRRTQEEGSSALMSPSQSDDVDWNEEGGTRWPSNRLEAKSDLERHTPEQRESDVTTSQSESVFLKPHLCTKCGKGFHQAGCLKRHLRTHTGEKPFVCPCCGRAWSDSGNLKRHMRKTHPGEEMVVKRVDTQRSDPTESREEINVDSIKSEEQGTSRSLQLKEEDACGAPVSPSKAHADDVDRNVEDRDWLPGIGLKAEPMSPRQSDDDAADRKEEWNEAGGATLPSDGLEAESARERHSCDKPLLPSSTLAESPSRASPGGALLCGLKRVSVRLVDCRKTPGQSGLQIHKATQTGEKPHSWSNAEQHKTLSGDRPGSHICDHCGKNFTTATNLKRHFLYLSGEKPYMCSECGKRFTQAGSLKIHQRTHTGEKPYICPRCGKAWSDYGNLKRHMRRHTVKQYTVKPHHCSDCGKQFIVKSSLKHHRLVFHTDHPHRCGQCKKSFITAERLESHIKTQHPPRDPLKNPHVCSECGKGFHQAGCLKRHLRTHTGEKPFVCPRCGRAWSDSGNLKRHMRKTHPGEETVVKRVDTQRSEPTESREEMNVDSIKSEEQGTSRSLQLKEDIRRILVDASGAPMSPNQADDYSEDCDEGGTWLPSKRLEAKSDLERHTPEQRESDVTTSQSESVFLKPHLCTKCGKGFKKAGCLKRHLRTHTGEKPFVCSCCGKAWSDSGNLKRHMRKTHPGEEMVVKRVDTQRSEPTESREEMNVDSIKSEEQGTSRSLQLKEEDACGAPVSPRQAHADDVDCNVEDRDWLPSIGLKAEPMSPSQSEDDTADRKEEWNEAEGALRCGKAWS; encoded by the exons ATTGATGGATGAAATCGAAAAGAGTTTATGGAATTTAACTGAGGACAATTTACGCTACCTGTGTGAACGTCATGGCAAAGATGGCTCTGAAATTAAAGTTATGAATCATCGCTTATTAAGGCGTAAAGTCATGGAGGAAATGTGGGACAATACGGATTCAATGAAATCAGAGGAGCAGGGAATGTCTTGGTTAGTCCAACTGAAAGAGGACATCAGGAGGACACAGGAGGAGGGTAGCAGTGCACTCATGAGTCCCAGCCAATCAGATGACGTAGACTGGAATGAAGAGGGAGGAACTAGGTGGCCTAGCAACAGACTGGAGGCTAAATCTGATTTAGAGAGGCACACACcagagcagagggagagtgaTGTGACTACTTCCCAGTCTGAAAGTGTTTTTCTCAAACCACACTTGTGCACTAAATGTGGAAAGGGATTCCATCAGGCTGGCTGTCTTAAGAGACACCTGAGGACTCATACGGGGGAGAAACCATTTGTTTGCCCTTGTTGTGGGAGGGCTTGGAGTGATTCTGGAAACTTAAAGAGACACATGAGAAAAACTCACCCAGGAGAGGAGATGGTTGTTAAGAGGGTTGACACTCAGAGGAGTGACCCTACAGAGAGTAGGGAGGAAATTAATGTGGATTCAATTAAATCGGAGGAGCAGGGAACGTCTCGGTCACTCCAGCTGAAAGAGGAGGATGCTTGCGGTGCGCCCGTGAGTCCCAGCAAGGCTCATGCTGATGATGTAGACCGCAACGTTGAGGACAGGGATTGGTTGCCTGGCATCGGACTGAAGGCGGAGCCTATGAGTCCCAGACAATCCGATGATGACGCTGCAGACCGCAAAGAAGAATGGAACGAAGCGGGAGGCGCTACGTTGCCTAGCGATGGACTGGAGGCGGAGTCAGCTCGAGAGCGCCACAGTTGC GACAAGCCTCTCTTGCCCTCCTCCACCCTCGCAGAGTCCCCGAGTCGTGCCTCTCCCGGTGGCGCCTTATTGTGCGGTCTGAAGAGGGTGTCTGTGCGGCTTGTCGACTGCAGGAAGACACCGGGGCAGAGTGGCCTTCAAATACACAAGGCAACACAGACGGGAGAGAAACCCCACAGCTGGTCTAATGCTGAACAACACAAAACCCTCTCAGGAGACAGGCCTGGCTCCCATATCTGTGATCACTGCGGGAAGAATTTTACCACTGCTACCAATCTGAAAAGACACTTCCTGTATTTGTCTGGAGAGAAACCATACATGTGCTCTGAATGCGGAAAGAGATTCACGCAGGCCGGCAGTCTTAAGATACACCAGAGAACTCATACTGGGGAGAAACCGTACATCTGCCCTCGTTGTGGGAAGGCTTGGAGTGATTATGGAAACTTAAAGAGACACATGAGAAGGCATACTGTTAAACAATACACGGTGAAACCTCACCACTGCTCGGATTGTGGGAAACAATTCATTGTAAAATCAAGCCTTAAACATCACCGGCTAGTTTTTCACACAGATCACCCTCATCGCTGTGGTCAATGTAAGAAGAGCTTCATAACTGCAGAAAGACTGGAatcacacataaaaacacaacaCCCGCCAAGGGATCCTCTGAAGAACCCACACGTGTGCTCTGAATGTGGAAAGGGCTTCCATCAGGCCGGCTGTCTTAAGAGACACCTGAGAACTCATACGGGGGAGAAACCGTTTGTTTGCCCTCGTTGTGGGAGGGCTTGGAGTGATTCTGGAAACTTAAAGAGACACATGAGAAAAACTCACCCAGGAGAGGAGACGGTTGTTAAGAGGGTCGACACTCAGAGGAGTGAGCCTACAGAGAGTAGGGAGGAAATGAATGTGGATTCAATTAAATCGGAGGAGCAGGGAACGTCTCGGTCACTCCAGCTGAAAGAGGACATCAGAAGGATACTGGTGGATGCCAGCGGTGCACCAATGAGTCCCAACCAAGCCGATGATTATTCTGAAGACTGTGACGAGGGAGGAACTTGGTTGCCTAGCAAAAGACTGGAGGCGAAATCTGATCTAGAGAGGCACACGCcagagcagagggagagtgaTGTGACTACTTCCCAGTCAGAAAGTGTTTTTCTCAAACCACACTTGTGCACTAAATGTGGTAAGGGATTCAAAAAAGCCGGCTGTCTTAAGAGACACCTGAGGACTCATACGGGGGAGAAACCATTTGTTTGTTCTTGTTGTGGGAAGGCTTGGAGTGATTCTGGAAACTTAAAGAGACACATGAGAAAAACTCACCCAGGAGAGGAGATGGTTGTTAAGAGGGTCGACACTCAGAGGAGTGAGCCTACAGAGAGTAGGGAGGAAATGAATGTGGATTCAATTAAATCGGAGGAGCAGGGAACGTCTCGGTCACTCCAGCTGAAAGAGGAGGATGCTTGCGGTGCGCCCGTGAGTCCCAGACAGGCTCATGCTGATGATGTAGACTGCAACGTTGAGGACAGGGATTGGTTGCCTAGCATCGGACTGAAGGCAGAGCCCATGAGTCCCAGCCAATCCGAAGATGACACTGCAGACCGCAAAGAAGAATGGAACGAAGCGGAAGGCGCCCTTCGTTGTGGGAAGGCTTGGAGTTAA
- the LOC110485355 gene encoding zinc finger protein 420 isoform X2: protein MNPLSSEKETLMDEIEKSLWNLTEDNLRYLCERHGKDGSEIKVMNHRLLRRKVMEEMWDNTDSMKSEEQGMSWLVQLKEDIRRTQEEGSSALMSPSQSDDVDWNEEGGTRWPSNRLEAKSDLERHTPEQRESDVTTSQSESVFLKPHLCTKCGKGFHQAGCLKRHLRTHTGEKPFVCPCCGRAWSDSGNLKRHMRKTHPGEEMVVKRVDTQRSDPTESREEINVDSIKSEEQGTSRSLQLKEEDACGAPVSPSKAHADDVDRNVEDRDWLPGIGLKAEPMSPRQSDDDAADRKEEWNEAGGATLPSDGLEAESARERHSCDKPLLPSSTLAESPSRASPGGALLCGLKRVSVRLVDCRKTPGQSGLQIHKATQTGEKPHSWSNAEQHKTLSGDRPGSHICDHCGKNFTTATNLKRHFLYLSGEKPYMCSECGKRFTQAGSLKIHQRTHTGEKPYICPRCGKAWSDYGNLKRHMRRHTVKQYTVKPHHCSDCGKQFIVKSSLKHHRLVFHTDHPHRCGQCKKSFITAERLESHIKTQHPPRDPLKNPHVCSECGKGFHQAGCLKRHLRTHTGEKPFVCPRCGRAWSDSGNLKRHMRKTHPGEETVVKRVDTQRSEPTESREEMNVDSIKSEEQGTSRSLQLKEDIRRILVDASGAPMSPNQADDYSEDCDEGGTWLPSKRLEAKSDLERHTPEQRESDVTTSQSESVFLKPHLCTKCGKGFKKAGCLKRHLRTHTGEKPFVCSCCGKAWSDSGNLKRHMRKTHPGEEMVVKRVDTQRSEPTESREEMNVDSIKSEEQGTSRSLQLKEEDACGAPVSPRQAHADDVDCNVEDRDWLPSIGLKAEPMSPSQSEDDTADRKEEWNEAEGALRCGKAWS, encoded by the exons ATTGATGGATGAAATCGAAAAGAGTTTATGGAATTTAACTGAGGACAATTTACGCTACCTGTGTGAACGTCATGGCAAAGATGGCTCTGAAATTAAAGTTATGAATCATCGCTTATTAAGGCGTAAAGTCATGGAGGAAATGTGGGACAATACGGATTCAATGAAATCAGAGGAGCAGGGAATGTCTTGGTTAGTCCAACTGAAAGAGGACATCAGGAGGACACAGGAGGAGGGTAGCAGTGCACTCATGAGTCCCAGCCAATCAGATGACGTAGACTGGAATGAAGAGGGAGGAACTAGGTGGCCTAGCAACAGACTGGAGGCTAAATCTGATTTAGAGAGGCACACACcagagcagagggagagtgaTGTGACTACTTCCCAGTCTGAAAGTGTTTTTCTCAAACCACACTTGTGCACTAAATGTGGAAAGGGATTCCATCAGGCTGGCTGTCTTAAGAGACACCTGAGGACTCATACGGGGGAGAAACCATTTGTTTGCCCTTGTTGTGGGAGGGCTTGGAGTGATTCTGGAAACTTAAAGAGACACATGAGAAAAACTCACCCAGGAGAGGAGATGGTTGTTAAGAGGGTTGACACTCAGAGGAGTGACCCTACAGAGAGTAGGGAGGAAATTAATGTGGATTCAATTAAATCGGAGGAGCAGGGAACGTCTCGGTCACTCCAGCTGAAAGAGGAGGATGCTTGCGGTGCGCCCGTGAGTCCCAGCAAGGCTCATGCTGATGATGTAGACCGCAACGTTGAGGACAGGGATTGGTTGCCTGGCATCGGACTGAAGGCGGAGCCTATGAGTCCCAGACAATCCGATGATGACGCTGCAGACCGCAAAGAAGAATGGAACGAAGCGGGAGGCGCTACGTTGCCTAGCGATGGACTGGAGGCGGAGTCAGCTCGAGAGCGCCACAGTTGC GACAAGCCTCTCTTGCCCTCCTCCACCCTCGCAGAGTCCCCGAGTCGTGCCTCTCCCGGTGGCGCCTTATTGTGCGGTCTGAAGAGGGTGTCTGTGCGGCTTGTCGACTGCAGGAAGACACCGGGGCAGAGTGGCCTTCAAATACACAAGGCAACACAGACGGGAGAGAAACCCCACAGCTGGTCTAATGCTGAACAACACAAAACCCTCTCAGGAGACAGGCCTGGCTCCCATATCTGTGATCACTGCGGGAAGAATTTTACCACTGCTACCAATCTGAAAAGACACTTCCTGTATTTGTCTGGAGAGAAACCATACATGTGCTCTGAATGCGGAAAGAGATTCACGCAGGCCGGCAGTCTTAAGATACACCAGAGAACTCATACTGGGGAGAAACCGTACATCTGCCCTCGTTGTGGGAAGGCTTGGAGTGATTATGGAAACTTAAAGAGACACATGAGAAGGCATACTGTTAAACAATACACGGTGAAACCTCACCACTGCTCGGATTGTGGGAAACAATTCATTGTAAAATCAAGCCTTAAACATCACCGGCTAGTTTTTCACACAGATCACCCTCATCGCTGTGGTCAATGTAAGAAGAGCTTCATAACTGCAGAAAGACTGGAatcacacataaaaacacaacaCCCGCCAAGGGATCCTCTGAAGAACCCACACGTGTGCTCTGAATGTGGAAAGGGCTTCCATCAGGCCGGCTGTCTTAAGAGACACCTGAGAACTCATACGGGGGAGAAACCGTTTGTTTGCCCTCGTTGTGGGAGGGCTTGGAGTGATTCTGGAAACTTAAAGAGACACATGAGAAAAACTCACCCAGGAGAGGAGACGGTTGTTAAGAGGGTCGACACTCAGAGGAGTGAGCCTACAGAGAGTAGGGAGGAAATGAATGTGGATTCAATTAAATCGGAGGAGCAGGGAACGTCTCGGTCACTCCAGCTGAAAGAGGACATCAGAAGGATACTGGTGGATGCCAGCGGTGCACCAATGAGTCCCAACCAAGCCGATGATTATTCTGAAGACTGTGACGAGGGAGGAACTTGGTTGCCTAGCAAAAGACTGGAGGCGAAATCTGATCTAGAGAGGCACACGCcagagcagagggagagtgaTGTGACTACTTCCCAGTCAGAAAGTGTTTTTCTCAAACCACACTTGTGCACTAAATGTGGTAAGGGATTCAAAAAAGCCGGCTGTCTTAAGAGACACCTGAGGACTCATACGGGGGAGAAACCATTTGTTTGTTCTTGTTGTGGGAAGGCTTGGAGTGATTCTGGAAACTTAAAGAGACACATGAGAAAAACTCACCCAGGAGAGGAGATGGTTGTTAAGAGGGTCGACACTCAGAGGAGTGAGCCTACAGAGAGTAGGGAGGAAATGAATGTGGATTCAATTAAATCGGAGGAGCAGGGAACGTCTCGGTCACTCCAGCTGAAAGAGGAGGATGCTTGCGGTGCGCCCGTGAGTCCCAGACAGGCTCATGCTGATGATGTAGACTGCAACGTTGAGGACAGGGATTGGTTGCCTAGCATCGGACTGAAGGCAGAGCCCATGAGTCCCAGCCAATCCGAAGATGACACTGCAGACCGCAAAGAAGAATGGAACGAAGCGGAAGGCGCCCTTCGTTGTGGGAAGGCTTGGAGTTAA